Proteins encoded within one genomic window of Episyrphus balteatus chromosome 1, idEpiBalt1.1, whole genome shotgun sequence:
- the LOC129907755 gene encoding uncharacterized protein LOC129907755, which translates to MSNWNRIQTTHLIMLYEQHPVLYNSQCEDALNRIKKVDAFKSITEELKIYRPESTLEDIKTKIKTLRNQYIRERNAVYKSKKSGAGVQDVYTPKLWCYDELNFLDQFLKSTPSVSNITQKNPFNHEESLGDDTLENEPEQECKKKKKKTGLEVHITRSLQVAEESRKNPPCETQKIHFQH; encoded by the exons aTGAGTAATTGGAATAGAATTCAAACGACACATTTAATTATGTTATACGAACAGCACCCCGTTTTGTACAATTCGCAGTGCGAAGATGCACTAAACCGCATAAAAAAGGTTGATGCATTCAAGAGCATCACGGAGGAGCTCAAAATATATCGACCTGAATCAACATTAGAAGAcattaaaaccaaaataaaaactcttAGAAACCAGTACATTCGTGAAAGGAATGCggtatataaatcaaaaaaaagtggGGCAGGAGTCCAAGATGTATACACGCCAAAGCTCTGGTGCTACGATGAGCTTAACTTCTTGGACCAATTCCTAAAGTCAACACCTTCAGTTTCAAATATTACACAG aaaaatccATTCAATCACGAAGAAAGTCTGGGAGATGACACACTGGAAAATGAACCTGAGCAG gaatgcaagaaaaagaaaaagaaaactggCTTAGAAGTCCACATTACGAGGTCGTTGCAGGTTGCCGAGGAGTCCAGGAAAAATCCACCTTGcgaaacacaaaaaatacattttcaacaCTGA